The proteins below come from a single Xenopus tropicalis strain Nigerian chromosome 9, UCB_Xtro_10.0, whole genome shotgun sequence genomic window:
- the LOC116407813 gene encoding uromodulin-like has translation MQFPITLILFCIMASVSYGVFSSQLRVQRSAVDCPQDSAVCPKITCDSKALGFCVDKQELLNLKVDINSVHLMDRRCQGKVDNDKVCIDWATGENVCGTWLELTNTHVIYKNIVFLPPDPAYVIYREEYRYNVSCSYPLDLITSLSTVLYPIIVIISIPVDGYGEFQVGMAVYKDAFQTVHNTDVVLSTHEMLYVEVSIYNDNNDEFKLVMKNCYATPRDNANDFVKYYIIKDGCANTNDKTIRIHKNGESSKGQFEVQMFKFIGDYSRVYLHCEVYLCHKTKSCKPDCTGTRALNELPEAIGSLRLGPIDRSGRNMFNSSALLIMYL, from the exons ATGCAGTTTCCTATAACTTTGATCCTCTTTTGCATTATGGCATCTGTCTCCTACGGAG TATTTAGCTCTCAGCTAAGAGTTCAGAGATCAGCTGTGGATTGCCCACAAGATTCTG CTGTTTGCCCCAAAATTACCTGTGACTCTAAAGCCTTGGGATTCTGTGTTGACAAACAGGAGCTCCTAAATTTGAAAGTTGACATTAACAGTGTTCACCTGATGGACAGAAGATGCCAAGGCAAAGTTGATAATGACAAAGTGTGCATAGACTGGGCCACAGGAGAGAATGTGTGCGGCACCTGGCTAGAA CTAACCAATACACAtgtcatatataaaaatattgtatttttgccACCGGATCCCGCCTATGTCATCTATCGAGAGGAGTATCGTTACAATGTCTCCTGCTCATACCCTTTGGATCTGATCACATCCCTTAGCACGGTCTTGTACCCCATCattgt AATCATCAGTATTCCTGTTGATGGGTATGGGGAATTCCAAGTGGGGATGGCTGTTTACAAAGATGCCTTCCAAACAGTTCACAATACTGATGTTGTTTTGTCAACACATGAAATGTTATATGTTGAAGTCTCTATTTACAATGACAATAATGATGAATTTAAGTTGGTAATGAAAAATTGTTATGCTACACCAAGAGACAATGCAAATGATTTTGTGAAATACTATATAATCAAGGATGG ATGCGCTAATACAAACGATAAGACCATCCGTATTCATAAAAATGGAGAATCAAGCAAAGGGCAATTTGAAGTACAAATGTTCAAGTTCATTGGGGATTACTCCAGAGTTTATTTACACTGTGAAGTGTATCTATGTCACAAAACCAAATCATGCAAGCCT gaCTGCACTGGAACTAGGGCCCTCAATGAACTTCCAGAGGCGATTGGTTCTTTGAGGCTTGGACCCATAGACCGTTCAGGTAGAAATATGTTTAATTCATCTGCTTTATTAATAATGTACTTATAA